In the genome of Doryrhamphus excisus isolate RoL2022-K1 chromosome 11, RoL_Dexc_1.0, whole genome shotgun sequence, the window TTTGGATCATACTGCGGGAGGCTGTTGAATTTCTTTTCAAATTCTTCTTCAAGTTGTCTGATGAGGTGAGATCAGAGTTGACATTAACGACCATATAACATACCTGTGaatatactatgtatgtatcACTTCCTGTGATTTGCTACAAGTTTTCATGGTCATAGCTGATGATTGGtgcctggagcctatccctgctgtcttcggccgagaggcgggatacaccctggactgatcgccagcccagccaatcacagggcacatataggggagaacatgcaaactccacacagaggtggcagAAGGTGGGATTGACCTCTGAATACTGTGacatgaattatatatatattaaaacaacactgtgttgcacggcggtcaagtggttagcacatgggcctcagagctaggagacccgagttcaattccaccctcggccatctctgtgtggagtttgcatgttctccccgtgcatgcgtgggttttctacgggtactccggtttcctcccacattccaaaaacatgctggattAATCGGcgaccaaattgtccataggtatgaatgtgagtgtgaatggttgtttgtctatatgtgccctgtgattggctggccaccagtccagggtgtaccccgcctcacgcccgaagacagctgggataggctccagcaacccccgtgacccttgtgaggaaaagcggtagaaaatgaatgaatattacatttcacTTTTTCATGGTTGTATGAAGGATTTTATTCTGAAAGTATGTATTTTCAGTCACAGATTCTGTTTATTTGTAGATATAAAAATCTTGATTTTACCAAGTAAAATTAACTAGCACCATaggtattttttcataatatgtaGTGTGTTTATGATATACTctgcaaatgttttattttatttttttgcatttaagaTGGATTAGGCTTATCTGTCAACTGGTTTCAggatacatttttatttcttcacGCGAGTATTAGATAAGGGTGGGGAAGgttcagcacccccccccccgcgagcctcgtgaggataagcagtaaaaaatgaatgaatgaatgaaaacaacacTGTACCATAATTAGATGAATGGGACCATAGGACTCACCCCTGTGAAGAGTCATCTTTGGACTTTGCCTTTTTCAGTCTCTTGGTGTTGTTAGGTGCCATTTGGGGAACTGTCCAGCTATCATCGCCCCAGTTTGCTTCGTGTTCAGAAGCACGAAATGCACCTCTTTTACCTAGACATAACGCAACGTTGTCATTGATATTGTTGAAGTCGAAATTGTGAACACATCggatatatatatttgtcaaaAGATAAATACCACGGTCGAGATTGGCCCTCAGCGAGGTCAGCATTCCTTCAGAAACAAGGGTCTTGTACAAGGCACCTTTACAGGTCCTCTCAGATTTCCTTGCACCGCGGATCTCTGGGATGGACTCTGCTTCAACGGGCCTCTCGCTCCTGTCGTTGTCTTCTTTGAGCCTCAAAGGCGACGCACCGGAGGGGACGTCTTGGCATTTCTCCGTGCTGCGCTGAACTTGTGTGCTTCCTATACTTGTTTCTTCGGTTTCTGTCTTAGGACTGTAAATACTCTCGTCATCCATCTCCTCTCGGTCTTTGACAGTCTTAATTTTGggcttattcttcttcttaggCGAGCAAGACCCACCAGAGACATTCTGGATTTTTGACCTGGGATCCTCCAAATCCCTCCACAGACCTTGAGCCACTGTTTCAGTTTCACAAGCGACATTATCCACATTTAACTCTGCATCGCTATGCTTTTTGAGAACTTTTTTGGCGGAACATAGAGTTTCGTGACTGTCATTGAATTCAACCTCGTCTTTCGTCTTGTCTTTCGTGTTCTTCTTTTTGACACATTGACTTTGGCTAAGTTCGGAGGAAATGTTCTTAGTCAAAGTAGCAGAGGGGGAAGGTGATATCATGTTAGAGGAGACGCGGCAACCAGCAGTGTCCAAATTCTCCTCTTTTATCGAaagcttttcctttgtttgttGGAAAGAAGCGGTGGATGATCCGTTTCCTGGCTGAGAAGTCACTGCTTCCATCTTGCCAGCTTCGGATGCTAAACACAtctgaacagaaaaaaaaatatgatctgTTAGCAATTtaggtgtatttttttatatatctttcagtcataatttcaacttcatATACATGTGCATGTATATCCACtcttcattttcactttcttttattTGCTGCCAAGCAATTAACCCGCCTACGTATTATTACACTGCGCCAACGGAACGTCATACTGTGAATAAAAACCGATGATCACCTGCATATGCTTGATGACTGAATACAAAGCAAATAACGACCAgaaaaacaccagaaaaaaagctTTACCTGAATTTGATACTGCATGTCCCCATTAGGAGAATGAAGACATACATGCCAAGTTAACAAACTCACCTCTGCAAGCTGAAAGAGAGCCGACTGTCCGCATGCTTTTCTGTCAGACGTCGCAGGTACAGATGACTGCCAAGACAAAAATGATATATTATActctttccacttttctgacctataaatgttgttagaatgttgtattatcgtattaaacaatgtcaaagtgtcagataatgaggtttgcaaatttggaagtgggccctgaaagaagtctgggatggctctgaatgctcgtccacaccccaaaaaataaaaataaaaataaaaataaaaataaaaataaaaataaaaataaaaataaaaataaaaataaaaataaaaataaaaataaaaataaaaataaaaataaaaataaaaataaaaataaaaataaaaataaaaataaaacagctccctgtgatgtcacagtgagccgtaTTTCCTTATACGGGTGTTCCCGAATACAAGCCGTAGACCCGCCCTATTTCCCGCTCTGCTGCGCTGTGAAGATTTCACCGTGTTAGCacggagtgtgaccaatcacagttgagtgggcgtgcccggaggcgggctgtgggtggaataaattaaaacagacggtTTTGGAAAGGCTTTCATTGTTTGTAttcatttctatgcattttgaattgatTTCTGCATgtagaactcattcattttctaccgctttttcctcacaagggtcgcgggggatgctggagcctatcccagctgtctttgggcgagaggcggggtacaccctggactggtcgccagccaatcacagggcgcatgtagaactataattgtaaaactataaaaacacgTTAATTGGAttcacattatttcttatgggaaacatttatttagtcATCTGTTTCTGACTTCTGGAACGAATTATTGATGCTAGCCAAGATTTTATTAGTGAgatgtttatgaaaaaaaaaacaatcttcatGCAATATTGAATTGTTTGGCAttttgttgactcaaaatggcTGCTAAGCATGTATTTAAGCAATACTTTTtggaataattaaaaaacattgctttctaaaatgacaaacgTGTATAAAAAGGATTGAGTCGAAGGTGCTTACCTCTCTGTTTGAAAGGGCGTGTTCGCCGGCTAACAGCAGCATGCTGAGGCCTCCCATCTTTGTAGGATCTAATCATGACACACAGAGGTAGCAAAACATGCCatgttcaacacacacacacactccaacacAACAGGAAAAAAGAACTCTTCATACGTACCAGCCATAGCAAAGTTCAGTTGTGGGACATCAGTTTTGGGTATGTTTTTGGCAGCAGGCGAGTCCTTGGATGCGTTTGAAGCGCAGGACCACACTTTTTTGCGAGGATTACAAACTGTTTGACATGAAGGACTCTTAACCGGTTTGCTGGTGGTAGGACACCATTTATAGCCCGGGTTTGCCTTCATGAAGGCCTCTTTGTactgaaatgacaaaaattcTGGATAAGGTTAAATAtgaagggacaaaaaaaaattgctatatAGTCtttctgcattaaaaaaaattgtatgttGTTGTAAAT includes:
- the LOC131138547 gene encoding HMG box transcription factor BBX isoform X4, which codes for MKGEGRHKEPPVVREVTGKRPKRKCLQWHPLLSKKALDFSEEEEEEEEDEEELKKQPLLCDQELVSPAQCGGTPEEEEEDSNEQRARRPMNAFLLFCKRHRSLVRHEHPRLDNRGATKILADWWAVLEPTEKQKYTDMAKEYKEAFMKANPGYKWCPTTSKPVKSPSCQTVCNPRKKVWSCASNASKDSPAAKNIPKTDVPQLNFAMADPTKMGGLSMLLLAGEHALSNRESSVPATSDRKACGQSALFQLAEMCLASEAGKMEAVTSQPGNGSSTASFQQTKEKLSIKEENLDTAGCRVSSNMISPSPSATLTKNISSELSQSQCVKKKNTKDKTKDEVEFNDSHETLCSAKKVLKKHSDAELNVDNVACETETVAQGLWRDLEDPRSKIQNVSGGSCSPKKKNKPKIKTVKDREEMDDESIYSPKTETEETSIGSTQVQRSTEKCQDVPSGASPLRLKEDNDRSERPVEAESIPEIRGARKSERTCKGALYKTLVSEGMLTSLRANLDRGKRGAFRASEHEANWGDDSWTVPQMAPNNTKRLKKAKSKDDSSQGQLEEEFEKKFNSLPQYDPNIFDKKGSVVTKRKKMDCSSVQEETSCSKTGKAVGQKDSTISTCASKDKSCAPNAIMCPDVQGTTCVDMLVGSQKRKARKTKITHLLRMTNGSVSQPEDDKMMDLNQVQEKKPLPQLTVCHEQGYYSDSRPVEMGTGTQELPAFFSLAALAEVAAMENVHRGQKGLAESQKRELSQAPVLIFCADQ
- the LOC131138547 gene encoding HMG box transcription factor BBX isoform X2, which gives rise to MKGEGRHKEPPVVREVTGKRPKRKCLQWHPLLSKKALDFSEEEEEEEEDEEELKKPLLCDQELVSPAQCGGTPEEEEEDSNEQRARRPMNAFLLFCKRHRSLVRHEHPRLDNRGATKILADWWAVLEPTEKQKYTDMAKEYKEAFMKANPGYKWCPTTSKPVKSPSCQTVCNPRKKVWSCASNASKDSPAAKNIPKTDVPQLNFAMADPTKMGGLSMLLLAGEHALSNRESSVPATSDRKACGQSALFQLAEMCLASEAGKMEAVTSQPGNGSSTASFQQTKEKLSIKEENLDTAGCRVSSNMISPSPSATLTKNISSELSQSQCVKKKNTKDKTKDEVEFNDSHETLCSAKKVLKKHSDAELNVDNVACETETVAQGLWRDLEDPRSKIQNVSGGSCSPKKKNKPKIKTVKDREEMDDESIYSPKTETEETSIGSTQVQRSTEKCQDVPSGASPLRLKEDNDRSERPVEAESIPEIRGARKSERTCKGALYKTLVSEGMLTSLRANLDRGKRGAFRASEHEANWGDDSWTVPQMAPNNTKRLKKAKSKDDSSQGQLEEEFEKKFNSLPQYDPNIFDKKGSVVTKRKKMDCSSVQEETSCSKTGKGPSQKKTSFHKIVRKHKHSKKKAAVGQKDSTISTCASKDKSCAPNAIMCPDVQGTTCVDMLVGSQKRKARKTKITHLLRMTNGSVSQPEDDKMMDLNQVQEKKPLPQLTVCHEQGYYSDSRPVEMGTGTQELPAFFSLAALAEVAAMENVHRGQKGLAESQKRELSQAPVLIFCADQ
- the LOC131138547 gene encoding HMG box transcription factor BBX isoform X3, giving the protein MKGEGRHKEPPVVREVTGKRPKRKCLQWHPLLSKKALDFSEEEEEEEEDEEELKKQPLLCDQELVSPAQCGGTPEEEEEDSNEQRARRPMNAFLLFCKRHRSLVRHEHPRLDNRGATKILADWWAVLEPTEKQKYTDMAKEYKEAFMKANPGYKWCPTTSKPVKSPSCQTVCNPRKKVWSCASNASKDSPAAKNIPKTDVPQLNFAMADPTKMGGLSMLLLAGEHALSNRESSVPATSDRKACGQSALFQLAEMCLASEAGKMEAVTSQPGNGSSTASFQQTKEKLSIKEENLDTAGCRVSSNMISPSPSATLTKNISSELSQSQCVKKKNTKDKTKDEVEFNDSHETLCSAKKVLKKHSDAELNVDNVACETETVAQGLWRDLEDPRSKIQNVSGGSCSPKKKNKPKIKTVKDREEMDDESIYSPKTETEETSIGSTQVQRSTEKCQDVPSGASPLRLKEDNDRSERPVEAESIPEIRGARKSERTCKGALYKTLVSEGMLTSLRANLDRGKRGAFRASEHEANWGDDSWTVPQMAPNNTKRLKKAKSKDDSSQGQLEEEFEKKFNSLPQYDPNIFDKKGSVVTKRKKMDCSSVQEETSCSKTGKGPSQKKTSFHKIVRKHKHSKKKAVGQKDSTISTCASKDKSCAPNAIMCPDVQGTTCVDMLVGSQKRKARKTKITHLLRMTNGSVSQPEDDKMMDLNQVQEKKPLPQLTVCHEQGYYSDSRPVEMGTGTQELPAFFSLAALAEVAAMENVHRGQKGLAESQKRELSQAPVLIFCADQ
- the LOC131138547 gene encoding HMG box transcription factor BBX isoform X1, encoding MKGEGRHKEPPVVREVTGKRPKRKCLQWHPLLSKKALDFSEEEEEEEEDEEELKKQPLLCDQELVSPAQCGGTPEEEEEDSNEQRARRPMNAFLLFCKRHRSLVRHEHPRLDNRGATKILADWWAVLEPTEKQKYTDMAKEYKEAFMKANPGYKWCPTTSKPVKSPSCQTVCNPRKKVWSCASNASKDSPAAKNIPKTDVPQLNFAMADPTKMGGLSMLLLAGEHALSNRESSVPATSDRKACGQSALFQLAEMCLASEAGKMEAVTSQPGNGSSTASFQQTKEKLSIKEENLDTAGCRVSSNMISPSPSATLTKNISSELSQSQCVKKKNTKDKTKDEVEFNDSHETLCSAKKVLKKHSDAELNVDNVACETETVAQGLWRDLEDPRSKIQNVSGGSCSPKKKNKPKIKTVKDREEMDDESIYSPKTETEETSIGSTQVQRSTEKCQDVPSGASPLRLKEDNDRSERPVEAESIPEIRGARKSERTCKGALYKTLVSEGMLTSLRANLDRGKRGAFRASEHEANWGDDSWTVPQMAPNNTKRLKKAKSKDDSSQGQLEEEFEKKFNSLPQYDPNIFDKKGSVVTKRKKMDCSSVQEETSCSKTGKGPSQKKTSFHKIVRKHKHSKKKAAVGQKDSTISTCASKDKSCAPNAIMCPDVQGTTCVDMLVGSQKRKARKTKITHLLRMTNGSVSQPEDDKMMDLNQVQEKKPLPQLTVCHEQGYYSDSRPVEMGTGTQELPAFFSLAALAEVAAMENVHRGQKGLAESQKRELSQAPVLIFCADQ